In Candidatus Binatia bacterium, the DNA window TGACGGGAGACAACGAGCGCGTCACGCGTAACTTGTGCCGGGAGCTGGGTGTGCCCATCACCGGATTGCTGACCGGCAAGGAAATCGCCGAGCTCACGGAAGAAGCCCTGCAAGCTCGAGCCGAGGAGTGCAATGTATTTTGTCGCCTCGACCCCATGCAGAAGCATCGAGTGCTGCTCGCCCTGAAAGCTCGGGGACACGTGGTGGCGTACCTCGGCGACGGCATCAACGATGCGCCGTCTCTCCACAGTGCCGACGTCGGAATTTCCGTTGACTCGGCAGTGGATGTGGCCAAGCAAGCTGCGGCGCTGGTGTTGTTGGAACGCGATCTTGGCGTGCTGCATGCCGGCGTTCGCGAGGGCCGGCGGACATTTGCCAACGTGATGAAGTACATCATGATGGCCACGAGCTCGAACTTCGGAAACATGTTCAGCATGGCTGGGGCCACCCTGTTCTTGCCTTTTCTGCCCATGCTGCCGATGCAAATCTTGCTCAACAATTTGCTGTACGATCTTTCGGAAATTCCTCTCCCCCTCGATGAAGTGGACGCGGAAGATCTGACCGCGCCCAGGCGCTGGGACATGCGTTTCGTCCGCGATTTCATGGTTTCTATCGGGCCCATCAGTTCGATGTTCGACTTCCTGACTTTTTACGTGCTCCTGGCGCTGTTCCGGGCTGACGAGACTTTCTTCCACACCGGCTGGTTCGTGGAGTCCATTGCCACACAGGTCTTGGTGATTTTCGTCATTCGTACGCGTCGCAACCCGCTTCGTAGTCGCCCGCATCCAGCATTAGCGGTTGCGGCATTCGGCATTGTCGGTTTTGCGGCGCTGTTGCCGTTCACACCGCTGGCGCCGTTGCTGGGGTTTACACCCTTGCCGCCACTTTTCTTTGCCGTGTTGGGCGGCATTGCAGGAGTTTACTTGCTGCTCGTGGAAGTCGCCAAACGGCGCTTTTTCCGGGTCCGGGTGGTCTAAGGACAGCGCGGCCATTCGAACGGGGCGCTTCCGATCGCCGGCGAGAGTCGCGGCGCACGGCGGAGAGGCCGGCCACGCTGCCGGCCAGACCTCTTGGCTTGCGCCAAGGCGAGCGCCGCGGGTAAGTTGCGGCTGCGGTTCCGTTGCTGCAATGACCCAATACGTCGCGAACGCGTCCGAGGAAGTTCCGATCGAGTCGTACGACGACTTGGTGCGCTATTTCGAGGCGGCGTGTAAGCCGCGCGAGCTTTGGCGCATCGGCACCGAGTACGAGAAAGTCGGCGTGCGTGCTGCAGATGGCGCGGCTGCCCCGTTTACCGGGGGGATCGAGGAAATCTTGCGGCGCATGGCGGATCGTTACGGTTGGAGCCCCGTGTTGGAAGATGGGCGCGTGGTGGCGCTGGCGGGCAAGCGCGCGTCCATTACGCTCGAACCCGGGGGGCAATTGGAGCTGAGCGGGGAGCAGTGGCGAGACGTCCACGAGGCCGGCCAGGAATTCCACGAGCACGTGCGGCAAATCGTCAGTGTCGCGGGAGAGCTTGGCATTGTGTTCTTGGGCCTGGGCATGCAGCCCGTGAGCCGCGTGGAGGAGATCGAGTGGGTGCCGAAACGGCGCTACCGCATCATGGCGCCTTACATGGAAAAAGTCGGCTCGCTCGGCCACCGGATGATGAAGCAGACGGCGACGGTGCAAGTGAATATTGACTTTTCCAGCGAAGCCGACGCCATGGAGAAACTCCGCTTGGGCAATGGTCTGGCGCCGCTTCTCAACGCCATATTTGCCAACTCCCCGCTCTGCGATGGCGACCTCAACGGATTTCTGAGTTTCCGCGGTCATATATGGACCGACACCGACCCGGCGCGTTGTGGTCTTTTGCCGTTCGTGTTCGCCGATTCGCCCGGGTTCAGCGACTATGTGGAATACGCCCTCGATGTTCCCATGTACTTCATCGTGCGGGGCGACCGATGGATAGACATGACTCACATGACGTTCCGCGAGTTTTGGCAAAGAGGCTTCGAAGGCGAGCGTGCGACTTTGGCCGACTGGAACTCGCACCTGACGACGTTGTTTCCCGAGGCGCGCATGAAGCGCTACATCGAGATTCGTTCCGTCGACAGCCAGCCGCCGGAAATCATGCTTGCGGTGCCTGCTCTCGTCAAAGGCGTCTTTTACGACGGCGACGCCCGCCTTGCAGCCTGGGATCTCGTCAAACGCTGGCGCTGGGAAGAACGATTGCAACTGTACCACGACGCCCACCGCCAGGCGCTGCGTGCCAAGATCCGCAATTTGGAACTGCGCGAGTTGGCCCGCGAGCTCGTGGATATTGCCGAGTACGGGCTCGACCGGCAGCGCCCGCCCGGCGGCGAAAGCGAGGCCATGTACTTGGAGCAAGTCCGGGATTATGCGCGCAAGGGGATTTGTCCGGCAGAGCGCGTGATCGAGAAATGGATCGGCACGTGGAATCGCGATCCGGCGCGCCTCGTGCAAGCGCTGGCTTACCGTACCGGTGCCTGAGCGGAGGGAAGCTCGACGTTCATGGCGCAGAGAGTGGTGAGCTTGTTGACGGATTTCGGCGTGGCCGACCCTTACGTCGGCATCATGAAAGGAGTGATTTTGTCGCGCGCGCCCGCAGCGGCCATCGTCGATCTCACCCACGAAATTCCGCCCCAACAAGTGTTCCTCGGAGCCCTGGCCTTGCGCAGCGCTGCCCCATTCTTCCCATCGGGAACGATTCACGTGGCCGTGGTGGATCCCGGTGTGGGCTCGCAGCGCCGGGCACTCGCTGTAGCGACCGCAACGCACCTGTTTTTAGGGCCCGACAACGGCTTGCTCACTTTGGCTGCCCCGCGAGGAGCACGGCTGGTGGTGCGGGAACTGGCCAACGCGGATCTCTTTTGCCACCCAGTATCCCACACGTTTCACGGTCGCGATATCTTCGCGTCCGTTGCCGGTCATTTGGCGGCGGGCGTGCGGCTCGAAGATGTCGGCCCGGAAGTCGGCGAGATCTGCGAGCTCGAATGGCCTCGTCCCGCGATGCGTTTCGGGGCACTCTACGGGCGCGTGCTCTACATAGATCGCTTCGGCAACCTGATAACCAATTTCGATGCGGCCAGTCTAAGCGCCTTTGCGACCGAGCGGCTTTGGTTTAGGATTCGCGGCGCATGGATTCAGGGACTCGTTCCGACTTACGCCAGTTTGTCCGAGGGAGCTTTAGGAGCCTTGTTCGGGAGTTGGGGGCTAATGGAAATTGCCGTCCGCAACGGCAGTGCGGCGCGCGTTCTGGAAGCGGGGGTGGGCGATGAGGTGGTGGCAACGACCGCAAGAACCGAGACGCCGCGCGGTTGATCCCGACGCCGTGCTGGAAATGATGCGCGCGGACGAAGGCGTGTACACGTCGCCGCTGGCTACGCCTGTGGCTCGGCGTTACCCGCACAAGATCGGGCTGCACCTGACGTTGTTTTTGGTGACGTTTGCCACCGTGACGATCAACGGCGCGCTTCTCGAGGGCGTGGATTTGTTGCAAAACCCCGGGGGAGTGCTCGCGGGCATTCCCTTTGCCATTGCGTTGATGTCCATCCTCACCATTCACGAGCTGGGCCATTACTTCACCGCCCGCTATCACCGAGTGCCTGCCAGCTTACCGTACTTTTTGCCGGCGCCGCCGTTTTTCATCGGCACGTTCGGGGCGTTCATCCGCATGGAAGCGGTACCGCACAGCCGTGCCGCGCTGTTCGATGTGGGCGCGGCTGGCCCGTGGGCCGGTTTTGTGGCGGCAGTGGTGGCGTTCCTGATTGGCCTCGAGCAATCCCACATCCAACCCATGCCTTCGGATGGCCTTGGGCTGGAGCTTGGCGATTCTTTGTTGACAAAAGCGCTCGTGCACTGGGTGCATGGGGATATTCCCGACGGGTATGCTCTGTACTTCAGTCCGGTGGCGTTTGCCGGCTGGGTCGGGTTTTTTGTTACGGTTCTGAACTTGCTTCCCATTGGCCAGCTCGACGGCGGCCATGTAACTTACGCTTTCTTGGGG includes these proteins:
- a CDS encoding metalloprotease yields the protein MRWWQRPQEPRRRAVDPDAVLEMMRADEGVYTSPLATPVARRYPHKIGLHLTLFLVTFATVTINGALLEGVDLLQNPGGVLAGIPFAIALMSILTIHELGHYFTARYHRVPASLPYFLPAPPFFIGTFGAFIRMEAVPHSRAALFDVGAAGPWAGFVAAVVAFLIGLEQSHIQPMPSDGLGLELGDSLLTKALVHWVHGDIPDGYALYFSPVAFAGWVGFFVTVLNLLPIGQLDGGHVTYAFLGRRHALWARLAWVGVLACALFFWPGWYFWALFPVLLGFDHPPTRTDWIPLRGWRRFGFFMTVLLFVALFVPKPIAPVFSPQSEQRDSVPVEREREPLRALGLQEA
- the gshA gene encoding glutamate--cysteine ligase, whose product is MTQYVANASEEVPIESYDDLVRYFEAACKPRELWRIGTEYEKVGVRAADGAAAPFTGGIEEILRRMADRYGWSPVLEDGRVVALAGKRASITLEPGGQLELSGEQWRDVHEAGQEFHEHVRQIVSVAGELGIVFLGLGMQPVSRVEEIEWVPKRRYRIMAPYMEKVGSLGHRMMKQTATVQVNIDFSSEADAMEKLRLGNGLAPLLNAIFANSPLCDGDLNGFLSFRGHIWTDTDPARCGLLPFVFADSPGFSDYVEYALDVPMYFIVRGDRWIDMTHMTFREFWQRGFEGERATLADWNSHLTTLFPEARMKRYIEIRSVDSQPPEIMLAVPALVKGVFYDGDARLAAWDLVKRWRWEERLQLYHDAHRQALRAKIRNLELRELARELVDIAEYGLDRQRPPGGESEAMYLEQVRDYARKGICPAERVIEKWIGTWNRDPARLVQALAYRTGA